The nucleotide window TCACGGCCAGGATGATGTCGCCTTCCTCCAGGCCGCTGATGGCCGCCGGGGAGCGGGGCGCCACGTTGACCACCTTGACCCCTTCGGCACCGTCTTCACGGCGCTTGGCGCTTTCCAGCACCGCACCTTCCAGCTTGGGGTGCAGGCCTTCGGCGGTCCGGGCCACGTCGGCACGGCCCTTGAGGGTGACGGTGACCGTCTCCTGGTCGCCATCGCGGAACAGGCCGATCTTCAACTTGGCGCCTTCACCCAGAGTGGCGACCTTGGCCCTTAGCTCCAGGAAGCTCTTGATACGCTTGCCGTTGACGTGGGTGATGATGTCGCCGGCCTTGATGCCGGCGGCCTCGGCGGCGGAATCTTCCATGACCTGGGCCACGAAGGCGCCCTGGTTGGAGTCGAAGCCCATGGTTTCGGCCAGTTCGCTGGTGAGCACGTCGCCGGTGATGCCCAAGTAGCCGCGGCGCACCTCGCCATGGTCGATGATCTGCTCGACCAGATTGGACATCATGTTGGCGGGGATGGCGAAGCCGATGCCGATGTTGCCGCCGTTGGGGCCTATGATGGCGGTGTTGATGCCGATCAGTTCACCCTTGAGGTTGACCAGGGCACCGCCGGAGTTGCCCCTGTTGATGGCGGCGTCGGTCTGGATGAAGTCCTCGAAATTCTCCACGTTCAGGCCGCTGCGGCCCAGGGCGGAAACGATGCCGGAGGTGACGGTCTGGCCCAGGCCCAGGGGATTGCCGATGGCCACGGCGAAGTCACCGACCCTGACCTCGTCGGAGTCGGCCTTGCTGATGGCGGTGAGATCCTTGGCCTCGATCTGCAGCAGGGCGATATCGGCCCCTTCATCGGCACCTATCTTCTTGGCCTCGAAGGTGCGGCCGTCGGACAGGGTGACTTCGATCTTGTCGGCGTCGTCCACCACATGGGCGTTGGTGACCACGTAGCCTTCACGGGCGTCGATGATGACGCCCGAGCCCAGGCCCTGGAAGGGCTGTTCCCTGAGCTGCTCCCGGGGAACATTGGGACCAAAGAAGAAACGGAAGGCGTCCGGCACCCGCTGGCGCTGCACATGGGTGCCGGCGACGCTGATGCTCACCACGGCCGGGGTGACCCTTTCCAGCATGGGGGCCAGGCTGGGCAGCTTCTGGCCCTCTACGGCCAGGGGCAGGGCGGCGCTGGCATTGGGCGCAGTGAACAACAGGCTGGACCCCAGCAGGGCAGCGGTGAGGGCGGCGACAGAAAAAGACTTGGATTTCATTTACGCTGACTCTCCTTCAAGAAAAACATCAGTCCAGGCTAATCAACTGACTGAAAGACACCGGAAAAAGTTCCGGTGCCTGAATTACTTGATGAGACCGTGACGCTCGTTGGCGTAGTCGCGGGGGGCGTTTTCGAGCAGTTCGGGAGCTTCCTCGGCCTCGTCGTTGCTGGAACCCAACTTGATGAAGTCGGCATCGACGCTGAGCAGGCTGGTGGCGCTCTGGGAAAGGTGGGCGGTGAGCTTGTCGTAGTCCCTGGCCAGGTGCTTGAGCATTTCGGCGGTCTGCTCGAAGTGATCGTTCACATCCTGCTTGTACTGTTCCAGCTCCAGGCGGGTCTGTTCCAGCTCGTGCTTGAGCTGATCTTCACCCAGCTTCTGGCCGCCAAAGACCCGGGCTATGACCAGGCCGATGACCATGCCCAACACCAGGGCAATCAAGACGCTCAGATAGGACATGCTGTTCTCTCGCTTGTGGTTGTCCGTTTTCCTCAATATACACCGGGCCGAGGTGGCCGTGGTACCATGCCGGCCGTGATTTTCGGCACTGGTTCAAGATTCGGGCATAGAGATGAGCGGTAACACCCCCTGGCAGCGCTATCAGGCTGACCTCCAGCGCGACGACTTCCTCCACGACGCGGCCCAGGAGGCCGCGGTCAAGCACCTGCAGCGTCTCTACGAGGATTTCTGCCAGCGCGACCAGGCCAAGCCGTCCGGCCTGGGCGCCATACTGCGCCGCCTGACCGGCCAGAAGCCACAGCTGGTCAAGGGCCTCTATTTCTGGGGCGGGGTCGGCCGGGGCAAGACCTACCTGGTGGACACTTTCTTCGAGGCCCTGCCCACCGAACGCAAGCTGCGCTGCCACTTCCATCGCTTCATGCACCGGGTGCACCAGGAGCTGAAGGGCCTCAAGGGCCAGGTGGATCCCCTGGAGAAGATCGCCGACAAGCTGGCCGGCGAGACCGACATCATCTGCTTCGACGAGTTTTTCGTTTCCGACATCACCGACGCCATGCTGCTGGGGACCCTGTTCCAGTACCTGTTCGCCCGCGGCGTGGTGCTGGTGGCCACCTCCAACATAGTGCCGGACGATCTCTACAAGAACGGCCTGCAGCGGGCCCGCTTCCTGCCGGCCATCGCCCTGATCAAGGCCAACTGCGAGGTGGTCAACGTCGACTCCGGTATCGATTATCGCCTGCGCACCCTGGAGCAGGCCGAGATCTACCACCATCCCCTGGACGACAGGGCCCTGGCCAACCTCAACGACTACTTCGACAAGCTGTCGGTGGAGCCCAGGCGCGAGAACCTGGAACTGGCCGTGGAAGGGCGCCACATCCTGGCCCGGCGCGAGGCGGAGGGGGTGCTGCTCATCGATTTCCGCCAGCTCTGCGACGGCCCCCGCAGCCAGGCCGACTACATGGAGCTGGCCCGGGTCTACCACTCGGTGCTGGTCTGTGACGTGGTGCAGATGACCGCGGCCATGGAAGACGTGGCCCGGCGCTTCATCGCCATGGTCGACGAGTTCTACGAGCGCGGCGTCAAGCTGATCATGGCCGCCGAGGTGAGCATGGAACAGCTCTACGCCGGCGAGCGGCTGCAGTTCGAATTCCAGCGCTGTTTGAGCCGGCTCCAGGAGATGCAGTCCCACGATTACCTGGCCCGGCCCCACAAGCCCTGAGCATGGTTGAAAATCGGACGTGATCTTTGCGGGCAAGGTGCGTATAATCCGCGCAGCCCCCACGTTACATCCTGCCGATAAGGCGGAAGATAATGCAGCCGAGTCGGTATTCGAAGGGATACTGGACCGGGTTTATGTGCATGGTGTGGCGGTGCCGCACCTCGAATGTAACAATCTCGAATTTGGGTGATTAATGAAAACTTTCACTGCAAAACCAGAAACCGTAAAGCGTGACTGGTACGTCGTGGACGCTGAAGGCAAGACCCTGGGTCGCCTGGCCACTGAAGTAGCTCGTCGTCTGCGCGGCAAGCACAAGCCGGAATACACTCCTCACGTTGACACCGGTGATTACATCATCGTTATCAACGCCGAGAAGGTCGCCGTTACCGGTAACAAAGCTCAAGACAAGATGTATCACGCTCACTCCGGTTATCCGGGCGGCCTGAAGTCCATGAACTTCGCCAAGCTGCAAGAGCGCGCTCCCGAGCGCATCATCGAGTCTGCGGTCAAGGGCATGCTGCCGAAAGGCCCGCTGGGTCGTGCGATGTTCCGTAAGATGAAGGTTTACGCCGGCGGCGATCACAAGCACGCAGCGCAACAACCTCAGGTTCTGGACATTTAATACGGAATAGCAGCTATGGCAGACAATCAATACTACGGCACTGGCCGCCGCAAGAGCTCTACCGCCCGCGTTTTCATCAAGCCGGGCAGTGGCAACATCACCATCAACAAGCGTTCCATCGAAGAGTACTTCGGTCGTGAAACCGCTCGCATGGTGGTTCGTCAGCCCCTGGAACTGGTCGAAATGACCGACAAGCTGGACCTGAACATCACCGTCGTTGGCGGTGGTATCTCCGGTCAAGCCGGTGCCATCCGTCACGGTATCACCCGTGCCCTGATGGCCTACGATGAGTCCCTGCGCGGTGATCTGCGCAAGGC belongs to Gallaecimonas sp. GXIMD4217 and includes:
- a CDS encoding DUF1043 family protein, yielding MSYLSVLIALVLGMVIGLVIARVFGGQKLGEDQLKHELEQTRLELEQYKQDVNDHFEQTAEMLKHLARDYDKLTAHLSQSATSLLSVDADFIKLGSSNDEAEEAPELLENAPRDYANERHGLIK
- a CDS encoding Do family serine endopeptidase, whose translation is MKSKSFSVAALTAALLGSSLLFTAPNASAALPLAVEGQKLPSLAPMLERVTPAVVSISVAGTHVQRQRVPDAFRFFFGPNVPREQLREQPFQGLGSGVIIDAREGYVVTNAHVVDDADKIEVTLSDGRTFEAKKIGADEGADIALLQIEAKDLTAISKADSDEVRVGDFAVAIGNPLGLGQTVTSGIVSALGRSGLNVENFEDFIQTDAAINRGNSGGALVNLKGELIGINTAIIGPNGGNIGIGFAIPANMMSNLVEQIIDHGEVRRGYLGITGDVLTSELAETMGFDSNQGAFVAQVMEDSAAEAAGIKAGDIITHVNGKRIKSFLELRAKVATLGEGAKLKIGLFRDGDQETVTVTLKGRADVARTAEGLHPKLEGAVLESAKRREDGAEGVKVVNVAPRSPAAISGLEEGDIILAVNRKRVEDLGELEDVLDDADGVLALNIKRGRHTLFLVIR
- the zapE gene encoding cell division protein ZapE, yielding MSGNTPWQRYQADLQRDDFLHDAAQEAAVKHLQRLYEDFCQRDQAKPSGLGAILRRLTGQKPQLVKGLYFWGGVGRGKTYLVDTFFEALPTERKLRCHFHRFMHRVHQELKGLKGQVDPLEKIADKLAGETDIICFDEFFVSDITDAMLLGTLFQYLFARGVVLVATSNIVPDDLYKNGLQRARFLPAIALIKANCEVVNVDSGIDYRLRTLEQAEIYHHPLDDRALANLNDYFDKLSVEPRRENLELAVEGRHILARREAEGVLLIDFRQLCDGPRSQADYMELARVYHSVLVCDVVQMTAAMEDVARRFIAMVDEFYERGVKLIMAAEVSMEQLYAGERLQFEFQRCLSRLQEMQSHDYLARPHKP
- the rplM gene encoding 50S ribosomal protein L13 is translated as MKTFTAKPETVKRDWYVVDAEGKTLGRLATEVARRLRGKHKPEYTPHVDTGDYIIVINAEKVAVTGNKAQDKMYHAHSGYPGGLKSMNFAKLQERAPERIIESAVKGMLPKGPLGRAMFRKMKVYAGGDHKHAAQQPQVLDI
- the rpsI gene encoding 30S ribosomal protein S9, whose amino-acid sequence is MADNQYYGTGRRKSSTARVFIKPGSGNITINKRSIEEYFGRETARMVVRQPLELVEMTDKLDLNITVVGGGISGQAGAIRHGITRALMAYDESLRGDLRKAGYVTRDARQVERKKVGLRKARRRPQFSKR